From the genome of Syntrophorhabdaceae bacterium, one region includes:
- a CDS encoding cytochrome c biogenesis protein CcdA — MTKLIRINNIAHMDMFLIGNTALLKISGTIAFGAGLLSFFSPCVLPLVPSYLIFISGITFDNYTDQNAKKYRKIVLVHSISFILGFSFIFVAMGFSSSLLGNFFFRYQNYIIKLGGLFFIIMGLYYLNFIRLPFLNQYKIIQIKEKPMGIFGSFIIGITFSLGWTPCVGPALSSILILASTSENIFSGIYLLSLYSIGMAIPFIISSILFDRIMVLIRQYGSIMKYTQKVLGVLLLCVGALLISSAFTRLSFYLGNMIE; from the coding sequence TTGACAAAACTTATAAGAATAAATAATATTGCCCATATGGATATGTTTTTAATAGGCAATACAGCTCTACTTAAGATTAGCGGCACAATAGCATTTGGTGCTGGTTTACTCTCTTTTTTTAGCCCCTGCGTCCTTCCCCTTGTTCCATCGTATCTCATATTTATAAGCGGTATAACCTTTGATAATTATACAGATCAGAATGCAAAAAAATACAGAAAAATAGTTCTTGTCCATTCGATATCATTTATCCTTGGTTTTTCATTCATTTTTGTTGCCATGGGTTTTTCATCTTCTCTTCTGGGTAATTTTTTCTTTAGATATCAAAATTATATAATTAAATTAGGGGGTCTATTCTTTATTATAATGGGACTTTATTATCTGAATTTCATAAGACTGCCTTTTTTAAACCAATACAAGATAATACAGATAAAGGAAAAGCCTATGGGTATATTCGGTTCTTTTATTATAGGCATCACATTCTCCCTGGGTTGGACACCATGCGTTGGACCTGCGCTTTCTTCTATTCTTATACTGGCATCCACATCAGAGAATATATTCAGCGGGATATATTTATTGAGCCTCTATTCCATTGGCATGGCAATCCCTTTTATTATATCGTCTATACTTTTTGATAGGATTATGGTTTTGATAAGGCAATATGGGTCTATAATGAAATATACACAAAAGGTCTTAGGGGTGTTGCTTTTATGT
- a CDS encoding Ppx/GppA phosphatase family protein, with amino-acid sequence MKYASIDIGTNTALLLIGELKNDSVFWELLDTSTITKLGEGLKETGYLSSEAMDRTIYALDRYMEIIKQKNVERLICVGTSALREAKNSHEFLKKVKDSMGIMVEIISEEKEAYLTYLSVIKDKKLQVDRCIIADIGGGSTEIIKGNKEGFVDFISLPIGSIKLTEMFIKNDPPLLEEMEKVIGYIKGILDTSFDGKGCSFVGTGGTITNVAAILKGMHEYKKDLIHGTKISKDEIERLKQRLASLSIEKRRAIIGLEKGREDIILQGIVFLCEIMDYFDFKDIIVSAYGVRYGIIFEEIGKDLEIHR; translated from the coding sequence ATGAAATACGCCTCCATTGACATAGGGACAAATACTGCCCTCCTTCTCATTGGGGAATTGAAAAATGATTCTGTTTTCTGGGAATTGCTGGATACCTCTACTATTACAAAACTCGGTGAAGGCCTTAAAGAGACTGGTTATCTGTCTTCAGAGGCAATGGATAGGACCATTTACGCCCTTGATAGATATATGGAGATAATAAAACAAAAAAATGTTGAAAGGCTCATATGTGTGGGAACGAGTGCCTTAAGGGAGGCGAAAAACAGCCATGAATTTTTAAAAAAGGTCAAGGATTCTATGGGTATTATGGTTGAAATCATTAGCGAAGAAAAAGAGGCATATTTGACATATCTCTCTGTTATTAAAGACAAGAAATTACAGGTGGATAGATGCATTATAGCAGATATAGGTGGTGGTAGCACAGAGATAATAAAGGGTAATAAAGAGGGGTTCGTGGATTTTATATCATTACCTATAGGCTCCATTAAACTTACAGAGATGTTTATAAAAAATGACCCTCCTTTATTGGAAGAGATGGAAAAAGTCATAGGATACATAAAAGGCATTTTAGATACCTCTTTTGACGGCAAAGGATGTTCCTTTGTTGGCACAGGTGGCACTATTACCAATGTGGCGGCCATCCTAAAAGGTATGCATGAATATAAAAAGGACTTGATACACGGCACAAAAATCTCAAAAGATGAAATAGAGAGGCTAAAACAAAGACTTGCCAGTTTAAGCATCGAAAAAAGAAGGGCTATAATAGGCCTCGAAAAAGGTAGAGAAGATATAATATTACAAGGCATAGTGTTTCTCTGTGAGATTATGGATTACTTTGATTTCAAAGATATTATTGTTAGCGCATACGGAGTTCGTTATGGTATTATTTTTGAGGAGATAGGGAAAGATTTAGAAATTCATAGATAG
- a CDS encoding alkaline phosphatase family protein: MKKALIIGIDGMPFELLNGLLEKGCMNGLKKILNSGYMLHPMHASLPDISSVSWTSFMTGVNPAEHGIFGFTQLVPKTYELYFPNSKSIKSPVFWQSLREKNIIHRTLILNIPNTYPAFPVDGLLVSGFVAIDFDKAVYPVQYIRPLKDMGYIIDVDLTKAKEDREGFYKDLIESLEIRERISKRLMIEEEWDIAVICITETDRLHHFFFNEKDTPIFDNFYKKIDGFISELYNIFHERYGDDALFLVLSDHGFDKLNVEVNLNVYLQESGILKIDKTREFYDRIDRGTIAFAMDPGRIYINYEDKYPRGSVKKDEVERIKKAIKEALLSLKDSNGTQVIKHIFEKEKLYKGRFIDDAPDFVCISNRGYDLKGNLRKETIFTKDVFQGMHTWDNAVLIAPDNIKINEEINIEFPSRIITDYFERR; the protein is encoded by the coding sequence ATGAAAAAGGCGCTTATAATAGGAATAGATGGTATGCCCTTTGAGCTTTTGAATGGGCTTCTGGAAAAAGGCTGTATGAATGGGCTGAAGAAGATACTCAATTCAGGATACATGCTTCATCCCATGCATGCATCCCTTCCTGATATATCAAGCGTTTCCTGGACATCTTTTATGACAGGCGTAAATCCTGCAGAACACGGCATCTTTGGTTTTACCCAACTTGTTCCAAAGACCTATGAATTATACTTTCCTAATTCAAAGAGCATTAAATCGCCTGTTTTCTGGCAATCATTAAGGGAAAAAAATATAATTCATAGAACCCTCATACTCAATATCCCCAATACCTATCCTGCCTTTCCTGTGGATGGATTGCTCGTCTCTGGTTTTGTGGCCATAGATTTTGACAAGGCTGTTTATCCTGTTCAATATATCCGTCCCCTTAAAGATATGGGTTATATTATAGATGTAGACCTCACAAAGGCAAAAGAAGACAGGGAAGGATTTTATAAGGATCTAATTGAAAGCCTCGAAATAAGAGAAAGAATATCGAAAAGACTCATGATAGAAGAAGAATGGGATATAGCTGTTATATGTATAACAGAGACTGACAGACTCCATCATTTCTTTTTTAATGAAAAAGACACACCAATATTTGATAATTTTTATAAAAAGATAGATGGATTCATATCCGAGCTATACAATATATTCCACGAAAGATATGGCGATGATGCACTATTTCTTGTTCTATCTGATCACGGTTTTGACAAACTCAATGTAGAGGTAAATCTCAATGTATACCTTCAAGAGTCAGGCATACTAAAGATAGATAAAACAAGGGAATTTTATGACAGGATTGATAGGGGAACTATTGCCTTTGCCATGGATCCGGGAAGAATCTATATAAACTATGAAGATAAATATCCAAGAGGCTCTGTTAAAAAAGATGAGGTAGAGAGGATAAAAAAGGCAATAAAAGAAGCGCTGTTGAGCTTAAAGGATAGCAATGGCACTCAGGTAATCAAGCATATATTCGAAAAAGAAAAGCTCTACAAAGGCAGATTTATAGATGATGCTCCAGATTTTGTATGTATTTCCAATAGAGGTTATGACCTTAAAGGCAATCTTAGAAAAGAGACCATTTTTACAAAAGATGTGTTTCAGGGTATGCATACATGGGATAATGCAGTGTTGATTGCCCCAGACAACATAAAGATAAACGAAGAGATAAACATTGAATTTCCATCAAGGATAATAACAGATTATTTTGAAAGAAGATAA
- the cysD gene encoding sulfate adenylyltransferase subunit CysD, whose amino-acid sequence MDHYDMLESKSIYIIREAYYRFRNIAMLWSVGKDSTTLLWLIRKAFFGKIPFPIIHIDTSFKFPEMYQFRDRLSKEWGFKLIVGRNEEKLAEGMGPGKGMKLECCTELKTNALKQVIKKYGFKAIFLGIRRDEHGIRAKERYFSPRDEQFQWNYENQPAEIWDQYKSFLYEEEHYRVHPILHFTELDIWQYVKREGLPIVDLYLSKEGKRFRSIGCVPCCSPVESNAATIDDIIEEIRTSKQSERAGRAQDKENIYTMQKLRALGYM is encoded by the coding sequence ATGGATCATTATGACATGCTCGAAAGCAAAAGCATCTACATCATAAGGGAGGCATATTATAGATTTAGGAACATTGCCATGTTATGGTCGGTAGGCAAGGATTCAACAACCCTTCTATGGCTTATAAGAAAGGCATTTTTTGGTAAGATCCCCTTCCCTATCATCCATATAGACACAAGCTTTAAATTCCCAGAGATGTATCAATTCAGAGATAGGTTGTCTAAGGAATGGGGTTTTAAACTCATTGTAGGAAGAAACGAGGAAAAACTTGCAGAAGGTATGGGCCCTGGAAAAGGCATGAAACTTGAATGTTGCACAGAGCTTAAGACAAATGCATTGAAGCAGGTTATAAAAAAATACGGTTTCAAGGCAATCTTTCTTGGAATAAGAAGGGATGAACACGGCATAAGGGCAAAGGAAAGATATTTTTCACCGAGAGATGAGCAGTTTCAATGGAACTATGAAAACCAGCCTGCAGAGATTTGGGATCAATATAAATCATTTCTCTATGAAGAGGAACACTATAGGGTCCATCCAATACTACATTTTACCGAACTTGATATATGGCAGTATGTAAAGAGAGAAGGTCTGCCTATTGTTGATTTGTATCTGAGCAAAGAGGGTAAAAGATTTAGAAGTATAGGTTGTGTCCCCTGTTGTTCACCTGTAGAATCAAATGCAGCCACCATAGATGACATAATTGAGGAGATACGGACATCCAAACAATCTGAGAGGGCAGGAAGGGCACAGGATAAAGAGAATATCTACACCATGCAGAAATTAAGGGCACTTGGTTATATGTAA
- a CDS encoding GTP-binding protein: MEEIALPIVITGHIDHGKSTLIGRLLYDTGILKEDRYHEITETSSMLGKHTEFAFVLDALEEEREKGITIDTTQIYFQTQKRKYVIIDAPGHKEFLRNMITGASYAEAAVLIIDANEGIKEQTKRHAYLLSMVGIKDVCVLINKMDLVGYSKDIFDKVVMEIEEFFTAISIKPKFFIPISALSGINVAKKDHTAITWYDGPCLFEALDGLTFKAFEKRPFRFPVQDVYRIDRETIYVGRVESGEAEPGMNAYIFPKNKPCTITEIKKFLKNDIKKASYGESVGLVIKDGKTIKRGHVITGTEDIQVRRQFDANLFWFYGEYKKGDNITIKCTTQESPCSMEIKEKFDPATMDRKEKSDSLEIGEVAKVRIKTRKPLAIDAFSYIPEMGRFIIEKDGVPVGGGIII; the protein is encoded by the coding sequence ATGGAAGAGATAGCACTACCAATAGTTATAACAGGCCATATAGATCACGGTAAAAGCACCCTTATAGGAAGGCTGCTTTACGACACAGGAATTTTAAAAGAGGATAGATATCACGAAATAACCGAGACGTCTTCCATGCTCGGCAAGCATACAGAGTTTGCCTTTGTGCTGGACGCCTTAGAGGAAGAGAGAGAAAAAGGCATAACCATTGACACAACACAGATATATTTTCAAACTCAGAAGAGAAAATATGTCATCATTGATGCCCCGGGCCATAAAGAGTTTTTGAGAAATATGATAACAGGTGCATCATATGCCGAGGCAGCAGTCTTAATCATAGATGCCAACGAAGGTATTAAAGAGCAAACAAAAAGACATGCATACCTCTTGAGCATGGTTGGCATAAAGGATGTGTGTGTCCTAATAAACAAGATGGACCTTGTAGGTTATTCAAAAGATATATTCGATAAGGTTGTCATGGAAATAGAGGAATTTTTTACGGCAATCTCTATAAAACCTAAATTCTTCATACCCATATCTGCCCTATCAGGGATAAATGTAGCAAAGAAGGATCATACTGCCATTACTTGGTATGATGGACCATGCCTTTTCGAGGCATTAGATGGATTAACATTTAAGGCATTTGAGAAAAGACCTTTTAGATTTCCTGTTCAGGATGTATATAGAATAGACAGGGAAACCATATATGTGGGAAGGGTAGAATCAGGAGAGGCAGAGCCTGGAATGAATGCCTATATCTTTCCAAAAAATAAACCCTGCACTATCACAGAAATAAAAAAATTCCTTAAAAATGACATAAAAAAGGCCTCTTACGGCGAGTCCGTAGGGCTTGTTATAAAAGATGGTAAAACCATCAAAAGGGGTCATGTCATAACCGGCACCGAAGATATTCAGGTAAGAAGGCAGTTTGATGCAAACCTTTTCTGGTTCTATGGGGAATACAAAAAGGGTGATAATATAACAATAAAATGTACAACCCAAGAGAGCCCATGTTCAATGGAGATAAAGGAGAAATTTGACCCAGCCACAATGGACAGAAAAGAAAAATCAGATAGCCTTGAGATAGGTGAAGTGGCAAAGGTCAGGATTAAAACCAGAAAGCCCCTTGCTATCGATGCATTTTCTTATATCCCTGAAATGGGGAGATTTATTATAGAAAAGGACGGTGTGCCAGTAGGCGGCGGGATTATTATATAG
- the asnB gene encoding asparagine synthase (glutamine-hydrolyzing), which produces MCGIIGFNWKNSEQLNKAMALLSHRGPDDEGFYIDDDVSLGHKRLSIIDLSPAGRQPMVDNEARYYLIFNGEIYNYIELKDELIKKGYMFSTDTDSEVIIYAYKEWGEKALNRFNGMFAFCIYDSVEKIFFIARDRFGVKPLYYQFKNGRFIFSSEIKPILLLSNKSPSPHETAIFDYLLYNFYNYSENTFFDGINSLMPGHYLTFQLIEKRLDIVKWYDIPLNNRWNGSFEEASDCLKELFVDAIRLRLRSDVEIGTCLSGGLDSSSIVCNLKQFGPRFTERFKSFSVVFDDPSIDESPYIHEVIRHGDFEGYFISPKVDDLLNDVKELITHQEEPFGGTSIFAQWCVMKLTNRYRVKVLLDGQGGDELLGGYPFFFAYLFLEKLKRMRIFDLLSEVAGYRRHFREQDAFLMIILLMLPATWKVRAMSRYFHSAIDKGFIKRYSKDSVYPSVMYSLTDLNRALYNRMKFSLPQLLREEDKNSMSFSIEARLPFLDYRLVEFLFSLPSEFKLHNGMSKHILRESMRDVLPEKVYKRTLKLGFPTPLDEWIRDERFGRLMEETIFSSESKKRGYYDLDVLRQVFQGHCERRLDATQILWKIFNLEMWFKVFIDKTISI; this is translated from the coding sequence ATGTGCGGGATTATAGGATTCAACTGGAAAAATAGTGAACAATTAAATAAGGCAATGGCATTATTGTCCCATCGCGGACCTGATGATGAGGGTTTTTATATAGACGATGATGTGTCTTTAGGCCATAAAAGGCTTTCTATTATTGACTTAAGTCCTGCTGGCAGACAGCCCATGGTAGACAATGAAGCCAGGTATTATCTCATCTTTAATGGAGAGATATATAACTATATTGAATTAAAAGATGAGCTTATAAAAAAAGGATATATGTTTTCAACAGATACAGATAGCGAGGTGATAATATACGCATATAAAGAATGGGGCGAAAAGGCACTCAATAGATTCAATGGTATGTTTGCATTCTGTATCTATGATAGTGTTGAAAAAATATTTTTTATTGCAAGGGATAGGTTTGGGGTCAAGCCTTTATATTACCAGTTTAAAAATGGAAGATTCATCTTTTCATCAGAGATAAAACCTATCCTCCTATTATCGAATAAGTCTCCATCACCCCATGAGACAGCCATATTTGATTATCTTTTATACAATTTTTATAACTACAGTGAAAATACATTTTTTGATGGTATAAATAGCCTCATGCCAGGTCATTATTTAACCTTTCAGCTTATTGAAAAAAGATTAGATATAGTGAAATGGTATGATATACCCCTTAATAATAGGTGGAATGGAAGCTTTGAAGAAGCCTCAGACTGCTTAAAAGAGCTCTTTGTGGATGCCATAAGGTTGAGATTAAGAAGTGATGTGGAGATTGGGACATGTTTAAGCGGAGGTCTTGATTCATCTTCTATTGTGTGCAACCTAAAACAATTTGGTCCTCGATTTACCGAGAGATTCAAATCCTTTAGTGTAGTATTTGATGATCCATCCATAGATGAATCACCATATATACATGAGGTTATAAGACATGGTGATTTTGAAGGATACTTTATTAGTCCTAAAGTAGATGACCTATTAAATGATGTTAAAGAGCTTATAACACACCAAGAAGAGCCTTTTGGAGGGACAAGCATATTTGCCCAGTGGTGCGTTATGAAGTTGACAAATCGATATAGAGTAAAGGTCCTTCTTGACGGCCAAGGTGGAGATGAACTCTTAGGCGGTTATCCATTCTTCTTTGCCTATCTTTTTCTGGAAAAATTAAAAAGAATGAGAATCTTTGATCTGCTAAGTGAGGTTGCGGGATATAGAAGACACTTCAGGGAACAGGATGCATTTTTAATGATTATACTCCTTATGCTGCCAGCAACCTGGAAGGTCAGGGCAATGTCAAGATATTTCCATTCTGCCATAGATAAAGGGTTTATTAAAAGATATTCAAAGGATTCTGTTTATCCATCTGTTATGTATAGCTTGACCGATCTCAACAGGGCATTATATAACAGGATGAAATTTTCTTTACCTCAGCTTTTACGAGAGGAAGACAAAAACTCCATGAGTTTCTCCATAGAAGCAAGGCTACCTTTTCTTGATTATAGGTTAGTAGAGTTTTTATTCTCCCTACCATCGGAGTTTAAACTCCATAATGGCATGTCAAAGCACATACTCAGGGAATCCATGAGAGATGTCCTCCCGGAAAAGGTATACAAAAGGACATTAAAGCTTGGTTTTCCCACACCCCTTGATGAATGGATAAGGGATGAAAGATTCGGCAGGCTGATGGAGGAGACAATATTTTCCAGTGAATCGAAAAAAAGGGGTTATTATGATTTAGATGTGTTACGCCAGGTGTTTCAAGGTCATTGCGAAAGAAGACTTGATGCCACCCAAATCCTCTGGAAGATATTTAACCTTGAGATGTGGTTTAAGGTATTTATTGATAAAACTATATCTATATAA
- a CDS encoding glycosyltransferase translates to MIFVTVGAAVEGMEFERLINNIDEIAKDLDDNIVAQIGSIKRPPTNIVWFRYKNFQEILDYFRDASFVIGHCGTGTVLNALRFKKPIVVVPRKMEFGEHDMDDHQLELADRLRGMNGVFVVDNIEDLKETIFKVKELLKKGELEPSFSQERENLLRFLKDYVRDYRIQLEK, encoded by the coding sequence ATGATCTTTGTAACGGTTGGTGCTGCCGTAGAGGGCATGGAATTTGAGAGGCTTATCAATAATATAGACGAGATAGCAAAGGATTTAGATGATAATATAGTAGCACAGATAGGCTCTATAAAAAGACCGCCTACAAATATAGTTTGGTTTAGATATAAAAATTTTCAGGAAATACTCGATTATTTCAGGGATGCATCGTTTGTTATAGGCCATTGTGGAACAGGGACAGTGTTAAATGCTTTAAGATTTAAAAAACCTATTGTTGTTGTTCCCAGGAAAATGGAGTTTGGCGAGCACGACATGGACGATCACCAGCTCGAATTGGCAGATAGGCTAAGGGGAATGAATGGCGTTTTTGTTGTGGATAATATAGAGGATTTAAAGGAGACGATATTCAAGGTAAAGGAACTTCTCAAAAAGGGTGAACTGGAACCATCCTTTTCTCAAGAGCGGGAGAACCTATTGAGATTTCTAAAAGACTATGTGCGGGATTATAGGATTCAACTGGAAAAATAG
- the pssD gene encoding PssD/Cps14F family polysaccharide biosynthesis glycosyltransferase, whose translation MNIYIVASPGGHMTQALSVMDSFEGENVYLITLDFPNIRNLSINGLKEIYKVRLWFGYSMKLGVPFTLLVSFWTIFKIFFKKRPHLIFSTGSEIAVPAFFVGKFLFRARTIYMESLTRVHSLSMTGKLLYRFADVFLVQWKELIKKYNKAIYRGRLI comes from the coding sequence ATGAATATATATATTGTGGCATCACCAGGGGGGCATATGACACAGGCACTAAGTGTAATGGATTCCTTTGAAGGGGAAAATGTGTATCTCATTACCCTTGACTTTCCCAATATACGAAATCTCTCTATAAATGGATTAAAGGAGATATATAAGGTGAGGTTATGGTTTGGGTATTCTATGAAACTTGGTGTTCCTTTTACGCTTCTTGTAAGTTTTTGGACCATATTTAAGATATTTTTTAAAAAAAGGCCCCATTTGATATTTTCTACAGGTTCTGAGATAGCTGTTCCTGCCTTCTTTGTAGGTAAATTTTTATTTCGTGCAAGAACCATATATATGGAGTCTCTAACAAGGGTCCATAGCCTTTCCATGACCGGAAAGCTCCTGTATAGATTTGCCGATGTTTTCTTGGTCCAATGGAAAGAACTTATAAAAAAATATAATAAGGCAATATACAGAGGAAGACTCATATGA
- a CDS encoding alkaline phosphatase family protein: MSVKHKTTIIGLDGAGFFLVQDWMKKGYLPNLKKIAEKGVFTPLNSSFIPITPIAWTSITTGKNAGKHGIFDWSVRKGNGYEYDIVSSIHCKADRLWNILNRYRFTTGVFNIPITYPPDDVNGFFISGFDTPSMDSDFTRPEGLKDDLLKNVKDYELFAEVGYTKGEEKRYADVLKRHLKSKRDAINFLLDRYDCDFNIFVVMELDHLHHKLWKLVEKESTLAIEVYALADEIVGDILLRRPNDNIFIISDHGGGSLEGVIYLNRWLMREGLLNVYDSPLLRIKYLLSKYDVIAKTYRVISKLGLGWMKRFLSKEAQEKFATSFISFKDIDWSKTKAFAMGEFGQIYINEKEKYRDGIVAKEEYNDLVESIISHLKEIRGSSGISLIDLVYRKDEVYSGQFLASAPDIICSFRDYAYDSSVKFGFEQKDVIGPPEFEDTGTHRREGIFFACGPQIKRTEIERQLDICDVTPTILYLFGCPIDKDMDGRVAEEIFKDDFKINNHIEFVENKGWTGQKKDFTDEDREEVAKKLRALGYMD; encoded by the coding sequence ATGTCGGTAAAACATAAGACAACTATAATAGGACTCGATGGAGCAGGTTTTTTTCTGGTTCAAGATTGGATGAAAAAAGGATACCTGCCAAACCTTAAAAAAATAGCCGAAAAAGGGGTATTTACCCCTTTGAACTCTTCTTTTATCCCTATTACCCCTATTGCCTGGACAAGCATAACAACTGGTAAGAATGCAGGAAAGCATGGAATTTTTGATTGGTCTGTAAGAAAAGGCAATGGATATGAATACGATATAGTTTCTTCAATCCACTGCAAGGCAGATAGACTATGGAATATCTTGAATAGATATAGATTTACTACAGGTGTTTTTAACATACCTATTACATACCCACCTGATGATGTTAATGGTTTTTTTATTTCAGGTTTTGACACACCCAGTATGGATTCTGATTTTACAAGACCTGAAGGATTAAAGGATGATTTGTTAAAAAATGTAAAAGATTATGAGCTATTTGCAGAGGTAGGATATACAAAAGGTGAGGAAAAAAGATATGCAGATGTTCTAAAAAGACATCTTAAGTCAAAAAGGGATGCTATAAATTTTTTACTTGATAGGTATGACTGTGATTTTAATATATTTGTTGTCATGGAGCTCGACCATTTGCATCATAAATTATGGAAGCTCGTGGAAAAAGAGTCAACTCTGGCCATAGAGGTATATGCACTGGCAGATGAGATTGTAGGCGATATCCTTCTTAGAAGACCCAATGACAATATCTTTATTATATCAGACCACGGTGGAGGAAGTCTTGAAGGCGTAATATATCTTAATAGATGGCTCATGAGAGAGGGTTTGTTAAATGTCTATGACTCCCCATTATTGAGGATTAAATACCTTTTAAGTAAATATGATGTGATTGCAAAGACATATAGGGTCATATCAAAGTTAGGATTAGGCTGGATGAAGCGTTTTCTTTCAAAGGAGGCACAGGAAAAGTTTGCCACATCTTTTATATCCTTCAAGGATATTGATTGGTCTAAAACAAAGGCATTTGCCATGGGAGAGTTTGGACAGATCTATATAAATGAAAAAGAAAAATACAGAGATGGTATAGTTGCCAAAGAAGAGTATAATGACCTGGTTGAGAGTATTATCTCTCATTTAAAAGAGATAAGAGGTAGTTCAGGTATTTCATTGATAGATCTTGTGTATAGAAAAGATGAGGTCTATTCGGGACAATTTTTAGCTTCAGCACCTGATATAATATGCAGCTTTAGAGATTATGCATATGATTCTTCGGTAAAATTTGGTTTTGAACAAAAAGATGTGATCGGACCTCCTGAGTTTGAAGATACAGGGACCCACAGGAGAGAGGGCATATTTTTTGCCTGTGGTCCTCAGATAAAAAGAACAGAAATAGAAAGACAACTTGATATATGTGATGTAACGCCAACGATTTTATATTTATTTGGCTGTCCAATAGACAAAGATATGGACGGAAGGGTTGCAGAGGAGATATTTAAGGATGATTTTAAAATAAACAACCACATAGAATTTGTTGAAAATAAAGGATGGACTGGGCAAAAAAAGGATTTTACAGATGAGGACAGGGAAGAGGTGGCAAAGAAACTACGGGCTTTAGGTTATATGGATTGA
- a CDS encoding class I SAM-dependent methyltransferase: MNPIIKTFTTIDGLKTLFFHFPVHWRALKIKLFADKNFYKWLEKTENDYEKYLREIRSDEINQYLEKELEIFSQIKGKTVRGYEYSSGAISQYHGHNIYVLVRMLKPEKAIETGTANGYSTSFILKAMERNKKGTLYSIDFPEIEGEIYSPHDFYKEKGGAVIPKNKTSGWLVPDNLRGRLKLFIGKSQNILHELLPELKEIDLFFHDSEHTYDAMIYEFEKAWQYLRQGGILLAHDVNWNKAFTDYARKKGRKAFYIDGSLGFLIK; encoded by the coding sequence ATGAACCCTATTATAAAGACATTTACGACCATTGATGGTTTAAAAACTCTGTTTTTCCACTTCCCTGTCCATTGGAGGGCACTAAAGATTAAGCTTTTCGCTGATAAAAATTTTTACAAATGGTTAGAGAAAACAGAGAATGATTATGAGAAATATCTAAGAGAGATTAGAAGTGATGAGATAAATCAGTATCTTGAGAAAGAGCTTGAGATATTTTCTCAGATAAAAGGTAAGACTGTAAGGGGCTACGAATATTCGTCTGGAGCCATATCGCAATATCATGGACACAACATATATGTCCTTGTAAGGATGTTAAAACCAGAAAAGGCAATTGAGACAGGGACAGCCAATGGCTATTCTACATCCTTTATCTTAAAGGCCATGGAAAGGAATAAAAAAGGGACATTATACTCCATAGACTTTCCCGAGATAGAGGGTGAGATATATTCTCCCCATGATTTTTATAAGGAGAAAGGCGGTGCTGTTATCCCTAAAAATAAGACATCGGGCTGGCTTGTCCCAGACAATTTGAGAGGAAGACTTAAGTTATTTATTGGGAAGTCACAGAATATCTTACATGAACTATTACCAGAACTTAAAGAAATAGACCTTTTCTTCCATGACAGCGAGCATACATATGATGCAATGATCTATGAGTTTGAAAAGGCGTGGCAATATTTAAGACAAGGAGGGATATTGCTTGCTCACGATGTAAACTGGAACAAGGCTTTTACAGATTATGCCCGTAAAAAAGGAAGAAAGGCTTTTTATATTGATGGCTCTCTTGGCTTCCTGATAAAATAA